One genomic segment of Ricinus communis isolate WT05 ecotype wild-type chromosome 3, ASM1957865v1, whole genome shotgun sequence includes these proteins:
- the LOC8277243 gene encoding WAT1-related protein At4g30420, giving the protein MGGLLDEYMPEIAMFGLQFSFAGATLITRAALVQGMSPRVFVVYRQAIATLIVAPLAYFSRRKSAGTCICLKSFSLIFLASLIGVTINQNIFFEGVYLVSSSMASAMGNLVPAITFIMAAIMGIEKINIRSLRSIAKIVGTVLCVTGAISMALLRGTKLLNTSILGGENWLVGCLFLFGSACCWSFWLILQVPVTSSYPDHLSLSAWMCFLATIQSAVATIFLERDLNQWKLHSYLELICCLFAGIVSSGLSFFLQAWCISQRGPLFTAMFNPLGTVIVTVCAAMFLHEEIYMGSLIGAVGVIIGLYVVLWSKAKDVVRNEEDKDPKLKTDQMHISNILIDESMEEGKCRADLQEPLLPDKSNYVGENNLHQSHI; this is encoded by the exons CTACTCTTATTACCAGAGCTGCTCTTGTACAAGGAATGAGTCCCAGGGTCTTTGTAGTGTACCGACAAGCCATTGCAACATTGATCGTTGCACCTCTTGCTTATTTTTCAAG GAGAAAATCAGCTGGGACTTGTATTTGCTTGAAGAGCTtttctttgatatttttgGCATCACTTATTGG TGTTACAATCAATCAAAATATCTTCTTTGAAGGTGTATACTTAGTCTCATCGTCCATGGCAAGTGCAATGGGTAATCTAGTACCTGCGATCACATTTATCATGGCGGCCATTATGGG TAtagagaaaattaatattagaagcCTCAGGAGTATAGCAAAAATTGTAGGAACTGTACTATGCGTCACTGGAGCTATTTCAATGGCACTTCTTAGAGGAACAAAGCTACTCAATACATCTATTTTGGGCGGTGAGAATTGGTTAGTGGGATGTCTATTTCTCTTCGGAAGCGCTTGTTGCTGGTCATTTTGGCTTATTTTGCAG GTTCCAGTTACATCTAGCTACCCTGACCACCTATCTTTATCAGCCTGGATGTGTTTCTTGGCAACAATACAGTCTGCAGTTGCTACAATATTCTTAGAGCGAGACCTGAACCAGTGGAAGCTGCATTCATATCTAGAACTCATTTGCTGCTTATTTGCA GGAATTGTAAGTTCTGGactttccttctttcttcaaGCTTGGTGTATTTCACAAAGAGGTCCACTCTTTACTGCTATGTTCAATCCTTTAGGCACTGTTATTGTCACCGTATGTGCTGCTATGTTTCTTCATGAAGAGATTTATATGGGAAG CTTGATAGGTGCAGTTGGCGTGATCATTGGTTTATATGTTGTGCTGTGGAGCAAAGCCAAGGATGTTGTCAGGAATGAAGAAGACAAAGATCCGAAGCTGAAAACTGATCAAATGCATATCTCCAATATCTTGATAGATGAATCTATGGAAGAAGGAAAATGCAGAGCTGATTTGCAAGAACCTCTTTTACCTGATAAGTCAAATTATGTTGGTGAAAATAATTTGCATCAATCACACATTTGA